The Coregonus clupeaformis isolate EN_2021a chromosome 3, ASM2061545v1, whole genome shotgun sequence genome includes a region encoding these proteins:
- the LOC121544460 gene encoding nucleolar protein dao-5 isoform X2, translated as MSSKKKHGSNHQLTHLIYRHLKENGFQKAAEELKEHVKKGREPEALSTSLLDIYNKWFGDASKSTKTGTEPDSSELKKDRQADPESSTEISSSEETTPVKASQTPKPQSPAKASPAKAKTAVQRTLGGKGIVVEESTGTDSSEDSESEETPPQKSPAAPKANHVPAAKVKARSEVTPSTPTKAKLTTTSTPKSGASIYTTDTSSDSEEETTVKTPLTPTATPVTPTSKPTSTAKTKATPAKAVVVATPSKAKATTTATPKSTAPESSSCSSESSDSDEESPAVKTPTTPKGTPAKPVTPISKTTSTAKPTTKSKTTAPESSSDSSDLSSDSEEESPATTTAATLKTTSVTQQKATSTAKTKAPPATPVKPVIAATPSKTPASKESSDSSDLSDSDEESPAVKTPTTPKGTPAKPVTPISKTTSTAKPTTKSKTTAPESSSDSSDLSSDSEEESPATAKPTKPASPAKAATVAPPSKAKATATVTAKTTTAESSSDSSDSSDSEEESPAVKTPTTPKGTPAKPVTPISKTTSTAKPTTKSKTTAPESSSDGCDSSSDNEEEGPTVKTQTAPVKQQTATSTAKMKATPVKPVVAATQNKTPVRKKSSDSSDSSSDSEEESPATTTAATLKTTSVMQQKATSTAKTKAHPATPVKPVIAATPSKTPASKESSDSSDLSDSEEESPATKTTTTQAKPTKPASPAKAATVAPPSKAKATATVTAKTTTTESSSDSSDSSDSEEESPAVTTAATPKATPVKQSKPTSTARTKAPPATPVKPVVAATPSKTPASKKSSESIDASSDSEEEGPAAKKAATAAPPANPAKASTVAPPSKAKATATVTAKTTTAESSSDSSDSSDSEEESPVTTTAATPKATPLKQQKATSTAKSKAPPATPVKPVIAATPSKTPASKESSDSSDSLSDSEEEGPAMTTTSKPKATPVTPAKQAKLKVTPATPAKPVVAATPSKAQATPTVTPTRTAPESSSDSSDSPSDIPDEAPAKQAEVELKTPASAKKAQSGGKGKKTASKDLLLLLNSLSSPTAKATEKKRGRSGDSSVEETPAVTVTPAVAPATSKGKKVAAKDKKATSSKKSQASAPSAKRKRGEDKPGDTPVKGKKKKPSPETVMAALPLTLLGPPPTGGDDSSSDSDTDLDVEKWKRLALELSDTDIGKMDTFTALNAPPAPASAAKKTRAPRKPRTKAAPKTPPKPRAKAAPKTPKPKAGAAVKKASPAKKVKTTAEKEDGAEGKGKTKTPAKASKAKSSQAKKAALPTLSVKTPPTPSPEGQAEEINNNNADLTTVADKQPPSTPATTTPNGKLSAKKGKRKNGNNNETKADENPPEPKKKKKRETGEEKTDEKKTETVEEKEPEKEKKKKKKTTKENGAGKEKKEKKKKQEKMRKENETKMEPEKEKKKKKTNENCVDKDPPPPSTTVTPDPPTKKKKKKKLKLSETAVAEMPVTPAQDSIPVQHPPAPTETPPKKKNK; from the exons ATGTCTTCAAAGAAGAAGCATGGATCAAATCATCAATTGACCCATTTGATATACCGGCATTTGAAGGAGAACGGCTTCCAAAAAGCTGCAGAAGAACTCAAAGAGCATGTGAAGAAG GGCAGAGAACCAGAAGCTTTGTCAACTTCACTACTGGACATCTACAATAAATGGTTTGGAGA TGCTTCCAAGAGCACAAAGACGGGAACAGAACCAGATTCTTCTGAGTTAAAAAAGGACCGTCAAGCAGACCCTGAAAGCAGCACAGAGATCTCGAGTTCAGAAGAGACAACACCTGTTAAAG CCTCCCAGACCCCAAAGCCTCAGAGCCCAGCTAAGGCCAGCCCAGCTAAGGCCAAGACTGCAGTGCAGAGAACTCTTGGAGGGAAGGGGATAGTAGTCGAGGAGAGCACTGGGACAGACAGCTCAGAGGACTCTGAGAGTGAAGAGACACCGCCACAG AAAAGCCCTGCTGCGCCCAAAGCCAATCATGTTCCAGCTGCAAAGGTCAAGGCCAGGTCAGAGGTCACACCATCGACCCCAACCAAGGCCAAGCTAACAACCACTTCCACGCCTAAGTCTGGGGCCTCCATCTATACCACTGATACGTCTTCAGACAGTGAAGAGGAAACAACAGTG AAAACACCCTTGACGCCAACGGCAACACCAGTGACACCAACCAGTAAACCAACATCAACAGCCAAGACGAAAGCTACTCCAGCTAAAGCAGTGGTTGTTGCTACTCCAAgcaaggccaaggcaacaactACTGCCACACCTAAATCTACAGCACCCGAGTCATCCAGTTGCAGTAGTGAATCGTCAGATAGCGATGAGGAGAGTCCAGCAGTG AAAACACCCACAACACCAAAAGGaacacctgcaaaaccagtaACACCAATTAGTAAAACAACATCAACGGCCAAGCCAACAACCAAATCGAAGACTACAGCGCCAGAGTCTTCCAGTGACAGCAGTGATTTATCATCAGACAGCGAAGAGGAGAGTCCAGCAACG ACAACAGCTGCCACTCTGAAAACTACATCAGTGACGCAACAGAAAGCAACATCAACAGCCAAGACGAAAGCCCCTCCGGCTACCCCGGTTAAACCAGTGATTGCTGCCACTCCAAGCAAGACCCCAGCTAGTAAGGAGTCCAGTGACAGCAGTGATTTATCAGACAGCGATGAGGAGAGTCCAGCAGTG AAAACACCCACAACACCAAAAGGaacacctgcaaaaccagtaACACCAATTAGTAAAACAACATCAACGGCCAAGCCAACAACCAAATCGAAGACTACAGCGCCAGAGTCTTCCAGTGACAGCAGTGATTTATCATCAGACAGCGAAGAGGAAAGTCCAGCAACG GCGAAACCCACTAAACCTGCTAGCCCAGCTAAAGCAGCGACTGTTGCCCCTCCAAGCAAGGCCAAGGCAACAGCCACTGTCACAGCCAAGACTACAACAGCAGAGTCATCTAGTGACAGCAGTGACTCGTCAGACAGCGAAGAGGAGAGTCCAGCAGTG AAAACACCCACAACACCAAAAGGaacacctgcaaaaccagtaACACCAATTAGTAAAACAACATCAACGGCCAAGCCAACAACCAAATCGAAGACTACAGCGCCAGAGTCTTCCAGTGACGGCTGTGATTCATCATCAGACAATGAAGAGGAAGGTCCAACAGTG AAAACACAGACGGCGCCAGTGAAGCAACAGACAGCAACATCAACAGCCAAGATGAAAGCCACCCCAGTTAAACCAGTGGTTGCTGCTACCCAAAACAAGACCCCAGTTAGGAAAAAGTCCAGTGACAGCAGTGATTCATCATCAGACAGCGAAGAGGAGAGTCCAGCAACG ACAACAGCTGCCACTCTGAAAACTACATCAGTGATGCAACAGAAAGCAACATCAACAGCCAAGACGAAAGCCCATCCGGCTACCCCGGTTAAACCAGTGATTGCTGCCACTCCAAGCAAGACCCCAGCTAGTAAGGAGTCCAGTGACAGCAGTGATTTATCAGACAGCGAAGAGGAAAGTCCAGCAACG AAAACAACCACAACACAGGCGAAACCCACTAAACCTGCTAGCCCAGCTAAAGCAGCGACTGTTGCCCCTCCAAGCAAGGCCAAGGCAACAGCCACTGTCACAGCCAAGACTACAACAACAGAGTCATCTAGTGACAGCAGTGACTCGTCAGACAGCGAAGAGGAGAGTCCAGCAGTG ACAACAGCTGCCACACCAAAAGCTACACCAGTGAAGCAATCAAAACCAACATCAACAGCCAGGACGAAAGCCCCTCCGGCTACCCCAGTTAAACCAGTGGTTGCTGCTACTCCAAGCAAGACCCCAGCTAGTAAGAAGTCCAGTGAAAGCATTGATGCGTCATCAGACAGTGAAGAAGAGGGACCAGCAGCA AAAAAAGCCGCGACAGCAGCCCCTCCTGCTAACCCAGCTAAAGCATCGACTGTTGCCCCTCCAAGCAAGGCCAAGGCAACAGCCACTGTCACAGCCAAGACTACAACAGCAGAGTCATCTAGTGACAGCAGTGACTCGTCAGACAGCGAAGAGGAGAGTCCAGTAACG ACAACAGCTGCAACCCCGAAAGCTACACCATTGAAGCAACAGAAAGCAACATCAACAGCCAAGTCAAAAGCCCCTCCGGCTACCCCGGTTAAACCAGTGATTGCTGCCACTCCAAGCAAGACCCCAGCTAGTAAGGAGTCCAGTGACAGTAGTGATTCATTATCAGACAGCGAGGAGGAAGGTCCAGCAATG ACAACAACCTCAAAACCAAAAGCAACACCAGTGACACCAGCGAAACAAGCAAAACTGAAAGTCACTCCTGCTACTCCAGCTAAGCCAGTTGTTGCTGCTACACCAAGCAAGGCCCAGGCAACACCCACTGTCACACCTACAAGGACAGCACCAGAGTCGTCCAGTGACAGCAGTGACTCACCATCAGACATCCCAGATGAAGCCCCAGCGAAGCAGGCTGAGGTTGAACTTAAGACCCCTGCTTCAGCCAAGAAGGCCCAGAGTGGGGGGAAGGGAAAGAAAACGGCTTCTAAGGACCTACTCCTACTGCTGAACAGTCTGTCT TCACCCACAGCTAAAGCCACTGAGAAGAAGCGTGGCAGAAGTGGAGACTCCTCAGTTGAGGAAACTCCAGCTGTTACAGTAACCCCTGCTG TTGCTCCAGCCACATCTAAAGGAAAGAAGGTGGCCGCAAAAGACAAGAAAGCAACCTCATCGAAAAAATCACAA GCCTCAGCTCCATCAGCCAAGAGGAAAAGAGGGGAAGACAAACCAGGGGACACGCCCGTTAAAGGCAAAAAGAAGAAGCCCTCCCCTGAGACTGTCATGGCTGCCCTGCCTCTGACCCTTCTTGGTCCTCCTCCTACAGGGGGAGACGACTCTAGCTCGGACTCTGACACCGATCTGGACGTGGAGAAGTGGAAGAGACTGGCACTGGAACTgtcag ACACTGACATCGGCAAAATGGACACCTTCACTGCGCTGAACGCTCCACCTGCTCCTGCCTCAGCAGCGAAGAAAACAAGAGCCCCGAGGAAGCCCAGGACTAAAGCTGCACCGAAAACGCCCCCCAAACCCAGGGCTAAAGCTGCACCGAAGACACCTAAACCCAAGGCTGGCGCTGCAGTGAAAAAGGCTAGTCCTGCTAAAAAGGTCAAGACTACAGCTGAAAAGGAAGATGGGGCTGAGGGGAAAGGGAAGACCAAGACACCAGCAAAAGCCAGTAAAGCCAAGTCCAGTCAGGCTAAGAAGGCAGCACTTCCCACcctatcagtcaaaacacctcccACCCCATCCCCTGAAGGCCAAGCAGAGGAGATCAACAATAATAATGCCGACCTTACGACTGTGGCAGACAAACAGCCACCCTCCACGCCTGCTACCACAACACCTAATGGAAAACTATCAGCCAAGAAAGGGAAGAGGAAAAATGGGAACAACAATGAGACTAAAGCAGATGAGAATCCACCAGAacccaaaaagaagaagaaaagggAGACCGGCGAAGAGAAGACTGATGAAAAGAAAACTGAGACTGTAGAAGAGAAGGAACCAGAGAAGgaaaagaagaaaaagaagaagacgaCTAAGGAGAATGGGGCAGGAAAGGAGAAGAaggaaaagaagaagaaacaggaGAAGATGAGAAAGGAGAATGAGACTAAGATGGAACCGGAAAaggaaaagaagaagaagaaaactaATGAGAACTGTGTTGACAAGGACCCACCACCTCCATCCACCACAGTAACACCTGATCCTCCAACAAAGAAGAAAA AGAAGAAAAAGCTTAAACTCTCAGAGACTGCAGTGGCTGAGATGCCAGTCACCCCTGCCCAAGACTCCATCCCTGTACAGCATCCTCCAGCACCCACAGAGACCCCTCCTAAAAAG AAAAATAAATAA
- the LOC121544460 gene encoding nucleolar protein dao-5 isoform X1, translating into MSSKKKHGSNHQLTHLIYRHLKENGFQKAAEELKEHVKKGREPEALSTSLLDIYNKWFGDASKSTKTGTEPDSSELKKDRQADPESSTEISSSEETTPVKASQTPKPQSPAKASPAKAKTAVQRTLGGKGIVVEESTGTDSSEDSESEETPPQKSPAAPKANHVPAAKVKARSEVTPSTPTKAKLTTTSTPKSGASIYTTDTSSDSEEETTVKTPLTPTATPVTPTSKPTSTAKTKATPAKAVVVATPSKAKATTTATPKSTAPESSSCSSESSDSDEESPAVKTPTTPKGTPAKPVTPISKTTSTAKPTTKSKTTAPESSSDSSDLSSDSEEESPATTTAATLKTTSVTQQKATSTAKTKAPPATPVKPVIAATPSKTPASKESSDSSDLSDSDEESPAVKTPTTPKGTPAKPVTPISKTTSTAKPTTKSKTTAPESSSDSSDLSSDSEEESPATKTTTTQAKPTKPASPAKAATVAPPSKAKATATVTAKTTTAESSSDSSDSSDSEEESPAVKTPTTPKGTPAKPVTPISKTTSTAKPTTKSKTTAPESSSDGCDSSSDNEEEGPTVKTQTAPVKQQTATSTAKMKATPVKPVVAATQNKTPVRKKSSDSSDSSSDSEEESPATTTAATLKTTSVMQQKATSTAKTKAHPATPVKPVIAATPSKTPASKESSDSSDLSDSEEESPATKTTTTQAKPTKPASPAKAATVAPPSKAKATATVTAKTTTTESSSDSSDSSDSEEESPAVTTAATPKATPVKQSKPTSTARTKAPPATPVKPVVAATPSKTPASKKSSESIDASSDSEEEGPAAKKAATAAPPANPAKASTVAPPSKAKATATVTAKTTTAESSSDSSDSSDSEEESPVTTTAATPKATPLKQQKATSTAKSKAPPATPVKPVIAATPSKTPASKESSDSSDSLSDSEEEGPAMTTTSKPKATPVTPAKQAKLKVTPATPAKPVVAATPSKAQATPTVTPTRTAPESSSDSSDSPSDIPDEAPAKQAEVELKTPASAKKAQSGGKGKKTASKDLLLLLNSLSSPTAKATEKKRGRSGDSSVEETPAVTVTPAVAPATSKGKKVAAKDKKATSSKKSQASAPSAKRKRGEDKPGDTPVKGKKKKPSPETVMAALPLTLLGPPPTGGDDSSSDSDTDLDVEKWKRLALELSDTDIGKMDTFTALNAPPAPASAAKKTRAPRKPRTKAAPKTPPKPRAKAAPKTPKPKAGAAVKKASPAKKVKTTAEKEDGAEGKGKTKTPAKASKAKSSQAKKAALPTLSVKTPPTPSPEGQAEEINNNNADLTTVADKQPPSTPATTTPNGKLSAKKGKRKNGNNNETKADENPPEPKKKKKRETGEEKTDEKKTETVEEKEPEKEKKKKKKTTKENGAGKEKKEKKKKQEKMRKENETKMEPEKEKKKKKTNENCVDKDPPPPSTTVTPDPPTKKKKKKKLKLSETAVAEMPVTPAQDSIPVQHPPAPTETPPKKKNK; encoded by the exons ATGTCTTCAAAGAAGAAGCATGGATCAAATCATCAATTGACCCATTTGATATACCGGCATTTGAAGGAGAACGGCTTCCAAAAAGCTGCAGAAGAACTCAAAGAGCATGTGAAGAAG GGCAGAGAACCAGAAGCTTTGTCAACTTCACTACTGGACATCTACAATAAATGGTTTGGAGA TGCTTCCAAGAGCACAAAGACGGGAACAGAACCAGATTCTTCTGAGTTAAAAAAGGACCGTCAAGCAGACCCTGAAAGCAGCACAGAGATCTCGAGTTCAGAAGAGACAACACCTGTTAAAG CCTCCCAGACCCCAAAGCCTCAGAGCCCAGCTAAGGCCAGCCCAGCTAAGGCCAAGACTGCAGTGCAGAGAACTCTTGGAGGGAAGGGGATAGTAGTCGAGGAGAGCACTGGGACAGACAGCTCAGAGGACTCTGAGAGTGAAGAGACACCGCCACAG AAAAGCCCTGCTGCGCCCAAAGCCAATCATGTTCCAGCTGCAAAGGTCAAGGCCAGGTCAGAGGTCACACCATCGACCCCAACCAAGGCCAAGCTAACAACCACTTCCACGCCTAAGTCTGGGGCCTCCATCTATACCACTGATACGTCTTCAGACAGTGAAGAGGAAACAACAGTG AAAACACCCTTGACGCCAACGGCAACACCAGTGACACCAACCAGTAAACCAACATCAACAGCCAAGACGAAAGCTACTCCAGCTAAAGCAGTGGTTGTTGCTACTCCAAgcaaggccaaggcaacaactACTGCCACACCTAAATCTACAGCACCCGAGTCATCCAGTTGCAGTAGTGAATCGTCAGATAGCGATGAGGAGAGTCCAGCAGTG AAAACACCCACAACACCAAAAGGaacacctgcaaaaccagtaACACCAATTAGTAAAACAACATCAACGGCCAAGCCAACAACCAAATCGAAGACTACAGCGCCAGAGTCTTCCAGTGACAGCAGTGATTTATCATCAGACAGCGAAGAGGAGAGTCCAGCAACG ACAACAGCTGCCACTCTGAAAACTACATCAGTGACGCAACAGAAAGCAACATCAACAGCCAAGACGAAAGCCCCTCCGGCTACCCCGGTTAAACCAGTGATTGCTGCCACTCCAAGCAAGACCCCAGCTAGTAAGGAGTCCAGTGACAGCAGTGATTTATCAGACAGCGATGAGGAGAGTCCAGCAGTG AAAACACCCACAACACCAAAAGGaacacctgcaaaaccagtaACACCAATTAGTAAAACAACATCAACGGCCAAGCCAACAACCAAATCGAAGACTACAGCGCCAGAGTCTTCCAGTGACAGCAGTGATTTATCATCAGACAGCGAAGAGGAAAGTCCAGCAACG AAAACAACCACAACACAGGCGAAACCCACTAAACCTGCTAGCCCAGCTAAAGCAGCGACTGTTGCCCCTCCAAGCAAGGCCAAGGCAACAGCCACTGTCACAGCCAAGACTACAACAGCAGAGTCATCTAGTGACAGCAGTGACTCGTCAGACAGCGAAGAGGAGAGTCCAGCAGTG AAAACACCCACAACACCAAAAGGaacacctgcaaaaccagtaACACCAATTAGTAAAACAACATCAACGGCCAAGCCAACAACCAAATCGAAGACTACAGCGCCAGAGTCTTCCAGTGACGGCTGTGATTCATCATCAGACAATGAAGAGGAAGGTCCAACAGTG AAAACACAGACGGCGCCAGTGAAGCAACAGACAGCAACATCAACAGCCAAGATGAAAGCCACCCCAGTTAAACCAGTGGTTGCTGCTACCCAAAACAAGACCCCAGTTAGGAAAAAGTCCAGTGACAGCAGTGATTCATCATCAGACAGCGAAGAGGAGAGTCCAGCAACG ACAACAGCTGCCACTCTGAAAACTACATCAGTGATGCAACAGAAAGCAACATCAACAGCCAAGACGAAAGCCCATCCGGCTACCCCGGTTAAACCAGTGATTGCTGCCACTCCAAGCAAGACCCCAGCTAGTAAGGAGTCCAGTGACAGCAGTGATTTATCAGACAGCGAAGAGGAAAGTCCAGCAACG AAAACAACCACAACACAGGCGAAACCCACTAAACCTGCTAGCCCAGCTAAAGCAGCGACTGTTGCCCCTCCAAGCAAGGCCAAGGCAACAGCCACTGTCACAGCCAAGACTACAACAACAGAGTCATCTAGTGACAGCAGTGACTCGTCAGACAGCGAAGAGGAGAGTCCAGCAGTG ACAACAGCTGCCACACCAAAAGCTACACCAGTGAAGCAATCAAAACCAACATCAACAGCCAGGACGAAAGCCCCTCCGGCTACCCCAGTTAAACCAGTGGTTGCTGCTACTCCAAGCAAGACCCCAGCTAGTAAGAAGTCCAGTGAAAGCATTGATGCGTCATCAGACAGTGAAGAAGAGGGACCAGCAGCA AAAAAAGCCGCGACAGCAGCCCCTCCTGCTAACCCAGCTAAAGCATCGACTGTTGCCCCTCCAAGCAAGGCCAAGGCAACAGCCACTGTCACAGCCAAGACTACAACAGCAGAGTCATCTAGTGACAGCAGTGACTCGTCAGACAGCGAAGAGGAGAGTCCAGTAACG ACAACAGCTGCAACCCCGAAAGCTACACCATTGAAGCAACAGAAAGCAACATCAACAGCCAAGTCAAAAGCCCCTCCGGCTACCCCGGTTAAACCAGTGATTGCTGCCACTCCAAGCAAGACCCCAGCTAGTAAGGAGTCCAGTGACAGTAGTGATTCATTATCAGACAGCGAGGAGGAAGGTCCAGCAATG ACAACAACCTCAAAACCAAAAGCAACACCAGTGACACCAGCGAAACAAGCAAAACTGAAAGTCACTCCTGCTACTCCAGCTAAGCCAGTTGTTGCTGCTACACCAAGCAAGGCCCAGGCAACACCCACTGTCACACCTACAAGGACAGCACCAGAGTCGTCCAGTGACAGCAGTGACTCACCATCAGACATCCCAGATGAAGCCCCAGCGAAGCAGGCTGAGGTTGAACTTAAGACCCCTGCTTCAGCCAAGAAGGCCCAGAGTGGGGGGAAGGGAAAGAAAACGGCTTCTAAGGACCTACTCCTACTGCTGAACAGTCTGTCT TCACCCACAGCTAAAGCCACTGAGAAGAAGCGTGGCAGAAGTGGAGACTCCTCAGTTGAGGAAACTCCAGCTGTTACAGTAACCCCTGCTG TTGCTCCAGCCACATCTAAAGGAAAGAAGGTGGCCGCAAAAGACAAGAAAGCAACCTCATCGAAAAAATCACAA GCCTCAGCTCCATCAGCCAAGAGGAAAAGAGGGGAAGACAAACCAGGGGACACGCCCGTTAAAGGCAAAAAGAAGAAGCCCTCCCCTGAGACTGTCATGGCTGCCCTGCCTCTGACCCTTCTTGGTCCTCCTCCTACAGGGGGAGACGACTCTAGCTCGGACTCTGACACCGATCTGGACGTGGAGAAGTGGAAGAGACTGGCACTGGAACTgtcag ACACTGACATCGGCAAAATGGACACCTTCACTGCGCTGAACGCTCCACCTGCTCCTGCCTCAGCAGCGAAGAAAACAAGAGCCCCGAGGAAGCCCAGGACTAAAGCTGCACCGAAAACGCCCCCCAAACCCAGGGCTAAAGCTGCACCGAAGACACCTAAACCCAAGGCTGGCGCTGCAGTGAAAAAGGCTAGTCCTGCTAAAAAGGTCAAGACTACAGCTGAAAAGGAAGATGGGGCTGAGGGGAAAGGGAAGACCAAGACACCAGCAAAAGCCAGTAAAGCCAAGTCCAGTCAGGCTAAGAAGGCAGCACTTCCCACcctatcagtcaaaacacctcccACCCCATCCCCTGAAGGCCAAGCAGAGGAGATCAACAATAATAATGCCGACCTTACGACTGTGGCAGACAAACAGCCACCCTCCACGCCTGCTACCACAACACCTAATGGAAAACTATCAGCCAAGAAAGGGAAGAGGAAAAATGGGAACAACAATGAGACTAAAGCAGATGAGAATCCACCAGAacccaaaaagaagaagaaaagggAGACCGGCGAAGAGAAGACTGATGAAAAGAAAACTGAGACTGTAGAAGAGAAGGAACCAGAGAAGgaaaagaagaaaaagaagaagacgaCTAAGGAGAATGGGGCAGGAAAGGAGAAGAaggaaaagaagaagaaacaggaGAAGATGAGAAAGGAGAATGAGACTAAGATGGAACCGGAAAaggaaaagaagaagaagaaaactaATGAGAACTGTGTTGACAAGGACCCACCACCTCCATCCACCACAGTAACACCTGATCCTCCAACAAAGAAGAAAA AGAAGAAAAAGCTTAAACTCTCAGAGACTGCAGTGGCTGAGATGCCAGTCACCCCTGCCCAAGACTCCATCCCTGTACAGCATCCTCCAGCACCCACAGAGACCCCTCCTAAAAAG AAAAATAAATAA